CCTtttggtagagtgtactagattgggggagtgggtccaacgagggctctgcgctgaggaatattttattgaaaatccaggtggcgccaccgtcgctttttCCCAATTGAGCGGCctcgctcgccggccggacgcttgtcgcgtcggagaccctgccgcagctgcatggagctttgacaggcaatactcggtggcggtaacactgaaattataaataaaatgaaaaaagagcgGCAGAAAGAACGCAAatgacgcaacaacgacggtgcgtcgagcagacagCTACTCAGGGCGCGAGCTCGCcacagccaatgagcgctgccgaaacagccagagccaacgtttattggccggagattcaaaATAAGGCGACGGctgcgccgccacattttccacgttttttgcttcaccctcggcgcttgctaaggcgtccgctggacccactcccccattctagtgaACTACATTTGGTTCAGGTGGTGtggtatgggtgttctgtggcgtGGTTGGTTGTGGCTGCGCTGTGGTATCGGTGGTGCTGTGTGAACATCGCGGATTTGTTGACGTATTACGCAGGAAACGTAAACTATTATGATTTACTGTGAACGTGGCCATTCTAAATACGCAATTACTTGTGACAAAGACGCGAAACAAACATGACATCAAGCATTGATTATAGGAACAAGACTATACTTGCTCCTATGGTTAGGATAGGCACTTTGCCTATGCGCCTTCTTGCTCTTCAGTACGGAGCCGACCTTGTTTACACGGAGGTACTGTTGCTACCATGTTGCTTACGTACCCTCGCTGTCGCTTGTGTTTCATTTACGATACATGACGCACACTGACGAATGATTTACTATACGTTCACGGATGCTCTGTTTTATCATTTAGGAGCTCATTGACTACCGGTTGTTAAAGTGTCAGCGCATCGAGAATAGTAAGTATACTTCAGTGCAGCTGTTACATTCAACGTTTATACACAAGCAGTGTATTTAGTGCAGCCCCCTCTTTATTGTATTAGTGTAGAACATAACGCCTTTTATACATGACACCTGCTTAAGCAAAATAACTCGTAAGATGGTTATTTAATACCGCGTTTGTAAGTCCTATGTTGTTTTCCTTTTGTAGGCTCCAGCTAGTGCAATGTTGCATAATATGAGCACTTTGCCCAGAAATCTCATGTTGTGATAGTCTTGATGTGGACTACAGGTGAACTTGCCTATGCTTTGGCAAGCCCAGTCGTATAGCTTTTGACGAATGCTACGTGTTGCGTGTGTACTTTCCGTTATCAAGCCAGTCGCACTAAAAACTTGCTATGCTTTCATTTTCTAGAGGTACTCGGAACCATAGATTTTGTGGACGACGATCACCAAATTGTCTTAAGAACATGTGAGAAAGAAAAAGGCCGAAACATTCTCCAAATTGTGAGTACTTTGTACGTTCTTGTTATGTACACGCAGAGACAGGAAAAAGGACAGACCAGGAACTGTTGTGTATTTGCACATATTCTCCTTGTGACAGTTAATATGATCATGCTAGAGGTGAAGCTACTAGCATGTTTCTGATGTCGATTTTGTTTGCATTCTTCCAGGGAACCTGCAATCCTGAGCGTGCTGTTCAAGTTGCAAAGCTTGTGTAAGTATTGCATACCATCATAGCACAGAGTTAAATTTAAGAACCAAAGGAGACTATAGTTCGCATGGAAGCAGTGTTTATGCACTGAAATTTTGGTGCTGTTTCAGCAATGCAGTGCTAGAGCTTAGCTGAAAACTTCTTAACATTGCCTGGTAAAAACTCTACTGTTCTACTAcaagaaaataaaggaaagatAAGTAAATAGGCTGCACAGATGTCACAGCATGGAACTCTGGGATACAGTGCAACCATTACCAAGGGCATTGATGTCAGACTACCCAGCTGTTTACAGAATTGACAACACTGAATAGGCAGTTTGCGCAGTATGCGATTGCTGATCAAAAAGCAGATGAAAGTTGCATGAAATAAGGCCAAGCACAGGATTTTACTTATTTGCAGATAGTAATGACAGACCAGTGTGAACACACAAATGTGTAGCACTTGGCTACCACTGATTTATAGAAAACGGCTAAATACTGAGTGATGTTTGTGACTGTGGTGGTCGCTTCATGAAGTCGTTTCCAACTCTTTCACTGTTTATGTTCAGTGTACCATGCCGCGAAGTTGATATGCACACATCGTGCCACGTCAAAGCAGATTTCTTTGTAAAGTTGAAAAACCTGTGGCTGAATTCACAaagttcgatgggggcgaaatgcgaaaacacccgtgtacttagatttaggtgcacgttaaagaaccccaggtggtccaaatttccggagtcccccactacggcgtgcctcataatcagaactggttttggcacgtaaaaccccataatttaattttgaattcacaaagtttttcatccGTAAGAGCTGTTTGCCATTAGTTGCTCAAAGTGTTTTGGCATAACAATATTTCTGTGAGTACAGACCCTGGATAGCTGTACGCAACGAAGGCAGCTTGCCTCTTGGAATGTCCCACCAAGATTTTTGGCCAAAAAAGCTACAAGTAGCCACAAAAAACAAGTTCTTAGGCCATGGATGCGATATAGAAGTCATTTGCATGCGACGAAGAACACTGCTGCTCCTGCAGTGGGTGCCTATTTTCACAGTGCTAAGCATTATTGTACTACACTGTGCTCCTCGTACCCATCCTCTGGTAAACTAATTGAGTGTTAAGTGATCTATGCGCAAGAAAAATGCATAAGCGGCAGATGACACCAAGGAACATTGCACCGTGCATTGCAGCTCTTGACAAGACCATGTTACCTACTGCATCCTTGATATCAGTCAGTGCCATGACAGATAAAGTTTTACTTTCTACAAAGTCTGCATCGATCCCACAGCTTCCCAAAAATATGTCAGATACAGTTCTGAGGACATCTCCTTTATCATTCTATGAACATAGTACCACAAGCAAGCGTAAACAATGCGTATGATCAGTTTTACGGTTGTAAACAAGCTGCCATGGCGCAGCCACATGGCGACATGTGCTCGGCAATGGTGGACGCATGGCCAGAAGGCAGGACCTGACATGACATGCAACCTATGTATAGGTGGTCTAGTACATCTGGTAAAAGGTGCATGAAAAGATTTAACTAGCATTAAAAACTATGAAAAAAAGAACTATGAAAAGCGTATTATTATCATGACAGTATGCACAGAAGCTGTTATGTAGCCAACACTGTATTGCTCACTTGCACTTCAGACTAAACAGAGAGTGCTAATATGTGCATCTGGGAGGTAAGTTCTCAAGAGtgccaaaattggcgtgacttgTCTGAGTGGGATGTGGTTATGCTTATGTGAAGAGAGTGGTGGTACAAGGCAGTAATCTAGTTTATGCGTAGTGCTGTGAAGGCAGCTTCCGCTGAACGGTGCTAAAGCAATATGGGTGTTCGCATAGTGTCGTGCAAACTGCAAGGTTCATGCTGTAATGAAGTTTTTGCACACGAAGGAGGTTATGCCAGCTGAGATCCATTGGTAGTTGTGTGCAGCATATGAACCAAGGGGGGggggtacagtggaatctcgttgatacgattctgcataatacgtttttcgtgataatacatttttttcttatataccatttctttttatttatatacGATTATGTtcggatgatacgattttcagaAGATACATTTcattttccagttcccgtgaagatcgtaccAACGAGATGCCACTATATTTTGCAAGTGTGCACCTTGTGGACATGTCtatttcatctgctgctgaagtgctgattggctgggagtGCCTGTCCTTCTGATgtgtaccccagcccagccactCAGAACTTCAGCTGctgacgaaatggacatgtccactaggtggatccTTACAGAATGCCCTCTCCAGATGTCATGAGATGAGTAATGATATGGTCAAATGATGGTGCAGGGAATTCATAGAAGGCCCATGAAATTGCTGAGGTAGTAGCGCGACTATTCTGGTTAAAGTCATTGGTGGTAGACTTGTGCGATACTGGCATACAAAAATTCATGCCATATTACAGCATATGTCTAAATAGGGTAATGCATATATGGCTATATGCCACTTTATTTGCAGTAATAAACAAAATTTTTCTTGTATTCTTGGCCAGTTTAACAATTGTTCGGAACTTACTTTCTTAATGCGCCTCGGTGGATGCTCTAATCTACACTTGAGTATTCAAGTGTTTGAGATTCAGGCTATCACTATCACTAGTCAATTCAGAACCACAGTGTTCATTTCATTTTAAGTGACCACCATCGTACAGCCAGTGTGTCATTGATAAAGGTAACCTTACGTATCCGTTTGCTTTCAGTTCAGTGAAaagatgcgtttttttttttttttaagtgtttatGACTACAATGAATATCTAAGACGGAACATTTTCTCAGAATTATCCTGCATAACATTCGGTACTCATCATTGCTTTAGGTTCACGTCCCTTTTTGCAGAAGAAATCAGTTCTTTCATTCCTTCATTCCACTGACCAGTGAAAAATGGAACACGCTTCCCTCTTCTATTGTTTAATTTACTGATTTATCTTTGTTTAAGCTGCAATTGAAAATTTCTTTGTAGGATTTGTGTTTCCTCTTATATTTGCTTTGTGGTGCACTTGGTTTTTGCTTTTTTGTGTATGCTAAATGCTTTGACTTTATTCATTCCTCTGGTACCTGTCTGCCATATGTGTTGATGCAGTTCTATTTATAACAAGCCCACTCCCTTCTGTAATGCCATATTGGCCTTGCAGGAatgtaaatactttttttttttttttttttgtggccagCCAGACGGACAGCAGACAAACAATAAGAGAAGGAGTGGAGGACTTCTACTTTTCTGTCATCTGTTTAGCTCGCACTACCATGATTAATGCCCAGCTAGCCATCCTGCTGAGGTAATAAACATAAGGCTAGGTAGCACAAGTTTGAAATACGTCAGCTGTCCACAGCAGCCATCGTTTGTGGCTAGATGCACGTGCCATTAACAAAGTGCAAAACAAAGCTTTAGGTGCCATTTTTGAACAAATTAATTTTCTCAAAAGATGCCATTTGCGACTGTCTAATTTGGTTTTCCACTAGCAAAATCATGAAACTTGCTTGAGCAAAAGTGCATACTTGCAGACTTGAGTCTTCAATATTTGTGAACACCGTTCTACATAGATGTGGAAACCTGTAGATAGagtgattgtgtgtgtgtgtgtgtgtgtgtgtgtgtgcgcacgtgcatgtgtgcgtgcatcTTGGTTTAATGTTTCAAGGCAGCATTAAGGCTATAACAGGTACTGTAGTGGGAGGCTctaggttaattttgaccagctatGTGATCAAGCGTGCAACCAGAGCCCTagtgttcttgcattccacccccgTTGGATTGCGGTCGCCATGGCCAAGAACCAAACCCACAGCATTGCGGTGACAGCAAATGCCACCACGATGGGTTAACTTGTCCCCTTAAGCTTTAAATTCAGGAGTAGCCACATTGGTTTGGATGGTTTGGCGCTGTTCAGTTTTTTTGATAATATATCAACTCAGCCACTTATAGCTTGTACGGCACATTTGGTCATTGAACTTATTCCATAACTTGGTGTACTTGTTGAGTTGTATTACTGATGCATAATGTATGAATATTTTTCAGTGAGAAAGATGTGGCTGGCATAGATGTGAACATGGGCTGTCCAAAGGAATTCTCCATAAAGGTCCTGTCATTGTGAGAAGCATTGACATCGATGTGGTTGGCTGTTGCACTGATGTGTTTCCTAAATTTTTTCAGGGTGGAATGGGTGCTGCTCTGCTAACACAAACTGACAAGGTGAAAGCCATCTTGACAGCCCTTGTACAAAACACTGAACTACCTGTAACATGCAAGATCAGAGTTCTTGAAAAGGTATAGTGTTGAAACATGTATTAGTTAGCTGTTGCAAGATTGCCAGGCTCTTGTGATAAAACTGAGTGCCAGAATTTTGATTGGTTGAAAAACTGCTTGTTCACCAAgatttcataaaaaaaaataatcatggCTGCTACATCACTTACAAGTGTAGGGTTTTTGTAATGAGTAATCTAGCCTTTGGGCCTTTTCTCTGGTACACCTGCACAGCTTGAAGACACATTGGCTCTTGGGAAACTGATTGAATCAACGGGTGTGAAAGCAATTGGTGTCCATGGACGAACAAAAGACGAACGACCACAACACGCCAACAGGAATGCTGTTATTAAAGCTCTGGCTGAGCATGTCAACATTCCCATCATTGCAAAGTAATTTCTCCTCTCCCTTCATGCATATGTCATCAGTATAATTTCCTGTGTGATGTAATAATGCCCTCTTTAAGTAGACATCAATGCATTTTTGGTCTTTTATAAATATTGTCTTTAAGGAAACAAAAGCCAAACATGCTTGTGAACATCGAGGTTGTATTGAGCTAATAATTATAGCATTTTCCTTTCAAATCATGCTTAAAATATTTCCTTCCACAGCTTGAACCATTCTGAAAAAGAGGCTTCTCATATTTGGAAGTTAGCTGTACAGTGAGAGAAAATGCTTTTGTTTTTATGTACTATGTAAATTGCATTCGTTGCAGTGGGGGATCTGGAGAAATAGCCTGCTATGAAGACATTGAGCGTTTTCGGCAGGCCACTGGCGCTGCTTCTGTGATGCTGGCTCGGCAGGCAGAAAGCAACTGCTCCATATTTCGAAAGGAAGGCAAGAAACCAATAGATGATGTTATAGAAGAGTACCTTGCATATGTAAGATTGCTACTGTAGTCATTTACCATGCTGAACATGAGATGAACATATGCTCACTTCTTCATTTTGTGTTTGTTATAGGCGATAGAATATGACAACAGGGCAACAAACACAAAGTACTGTGTTCAGCAGATGCTTGGCTCACTTCAGGAAAGTGACAGAGGCAAGGCACTTTTGGCCAGTCAACAAATGGAGGAAATATGGTACTTTATGAAAGATTTTGGCATACTTAAGTTGATGCTATGCACAGCTGCAGTCTTGATGGTGATTATCTTACAGTGTGCTCTGGAACATGCAAGACAAGCATGCTTCTCGGCAGCTGAAGCTCCAGGCTAGAGCAATGGCTTTGAGGGAGCTCAGTAATAACAGCTATGCTGAGCCAGTGCTGAAGAAGTGCAAAATTGGAGATGATGAAGTGTGGCAAATGGAGGCCAAGTTTGTTAGGTATGCTCTAAATGAAATGTGTTAGAATGGttctttatttttgcttttttaaTGTACAACAGAAACATGTttgaaatggcaaacctgccaAAGACTGTGCTCATCAACTGGACAAGGAAAAATAATTATCCACATCCATTCTACAAAACTGTAAGTTGAAGCTATTGAAAACCAGCTGTATGCTTAGTGGTCTTTTATTTGTTTTCAGGAATCCATGGAGAAAAGTTTTCGTTCTGTTGTGCTGGTAGATCGGAAAAAGTATTCCAGCACATACCTGTGAGTAAAGTTAATTTTCCTATTTGGAGCTGTTGACTGTACCAAACACCTGCTAGCTTTTAATTTTATATGAGGAATATGTGTGCAGTTTGTTTGCGGGACGAGACCTTATCTCATACCAGGGATGGCTTGCACGAAGCATTTTACTAAGGGTGTTTTCAAGACCGAATCGAATCAAATATTGAATACCTTTCGATAGTTCTAGAATAATGAACTGTCATCACCATTACTGCAAAACATTTATGTTCTAGTGTATTCACAGCGGTAACAAGTTGAAGTCATTACATTTAAGGTTATAAAGAGTTATAAAGCACAAATTTAGCATTATAAGCAAATAAGCGGTTTATATTCGCATACTTTGGACTCATTGTTGAGTGCAAATTATAGCAGTTTACCCAGAACAGTTTGGCTGCCTGAGTGACGCAGCCTACTTAACTACATAGGTTCTCATTTTATGTCTATATTATCCCTTTCCGTCACGAATTATGATATTCTGCAGGGAAAACTTTTAAACTTGCAGGTATTGATTTTTTAGGTGCCCAgagtgcgaagaaaaaaaaattcacctcTCTAAGGCAATTATTATGCAAATTTGCTCACGTCCTCAAATGGAGACATTGTGACTCAAtactaaccccccccccttttttttttcccactcttACGCTTTGCCAGTTTACGGAAAAGAGGGAAATTATTTATTCAAGGTTGTGCGACTGGTGCATCGACGGGTTCACAGGTTGTAATAGTGGAAGAAACAGTCCTTCTGAGCTGCGATGCAAAGGGAAACATCGCATTTCCGGCAGCGGAGCCTGGTTTTCCCACACACTTCTCGTACTTGCACCGCTGTAGAAACGACCACTGGTCCTTCACATCGTACCTCACAAAAAAATGATCGCAACACGTTTGAGCACATACGGTGACTTAAAATGAGCTGTTGAGGAAGGGTATTAGCAGAAACAATGCTAAATTGCAGTGCATACAAAATAAAAATCCTAAAATAAAACAACAGCCCAGGCAGGTTCTGGGTCTGCTTTGCTCAAA
The DNA window shown above is from Dermacentor silvarum isolate Dsil-2018 chromosome 1, BIME_Dsil_1.4, whole genome shotgun sequence and carries:
- the LOC119463277 gene encoding tRNA-dihydrouridine(20) synthase [NAD(P)+]-like isoform X1, with amino-acid sequence MTSSIDYRNKTILAPMVRIGTLPMRLLALQYGADLVYTEELIDYRLLKCQRIENKVLGTIDFVDDDHQIVLRTCEKEKGRNILQIGTCNPERAVQVAKLVEKDVAGIDVNMGCPKEFSIKGGMGAALLTQTDKVKAILTALVQNTELPVTCKIRVLEKLEDTLALGKLIESTGVKAIGVHGRTKDERPQHANRNAVIKALAEHVNIPIIANGGSGEIACYEDIERFRQATGAASVMLARQAESNCSIFRKEGKKPIDDVIEEYLAYAIEYDNRATNTKYCVQQMLGSLQESDRGKALLASQQMEEICVLWNMQDKHASRQLKLQARAMALRELSNNSYAEPVLKKCKIGDDEVWQMEAKFVRNMFEMANLPKTVLINWTRKNNYPHPFYKTESMEKSFRSVVLVDRKKYSSTYLEKNKKYAEQSAALVALYALGLIDSSKIKGNTAGMPFE
- the LOC119463277 gene encoding tRNA-dihydrouridine(20) synthase [NAD(P)+]-like isoform X2, producing the protein MTSSIDYRNKTILAPMVRIGTLPMRLLALQYGADLVYTEELIDYRLLKCQRIENKVLGTIDFVDDDHQIVLRTCEKEKGRNILQIGTCNPERAVQVAKLVEKDVAGIDVNMGCPKEFSIKGGMGAALLTQTDKVKAILTALVQNTELPVTCKIRVLEKLEDTLALGKLIESTGVKAIGVHGRTKDERPQHANRNAVIKALAEHVNIPIIANGGSGEIACYEDIERFRQATGAASVMLARQAESNCSIFRKEGKKPIDDVIEEYLAYAIEYDNRATNTKYCVQQMLGSLQESDRGKALLASQQMEEICVLWNMQDKHASRQLKLQARAMALRELSNNSYAEPVLKKCKIGDDEVWQMEAKFVRNMFEMANLPKTVLINWTRKNNYPHPFYKTESMEKSFRSVVLVDRKKYSSTYLNYTEPSLTTQHDLQHQLAPTAH